Proteins from a single region of Sphingomonas morindae:
- the alr gene encoding alanine racemase, which produces MTHFDPALIAGATLRIDLDALVDNYRRIEARTAPARVAAVVKANGYGLGAEPVSRALYDAGCRHFFVAQLGEAVVLRPSLAQDAALYVLNGLQPGAEPCCAEIGAIPVLNAPDQIARWAETARARGARLRAALQLDSGMARLGLAPEDAARLAADPAALADIELTLVMSHLACADEGDVAANAAQWRAFQARAAAWPGVPRSLDNSGGAFLPRGDHLDLVRPGIALYGGAPTFGEANPMRPVVSLTARIVQVRDVPAGAGVGYGLTSVADHARRIATIAVGYADGWPRHLSNRGAAFIAGTRAPIAGRVSMDSITLDVTDVPEAALAPGAPVELLGPHQGIDQVAAEAGTIAYEILTQLGSRYARIYQPVRAAREGCVAA; this is translated from the coding sequence ATGACGCATTTCGATCCCGCGCTGATCGCCGGCGCCACGCTGCGCATCGATCTCGACGCGCTGGTCGACAATTATCGCCGCATCGAGGCGCGCACGGCCCCCGCGCGGGTGGCCGCGGTGGTGAAGGCGAACGGCTATGGCCTGGGCGCCGAGCCGGTTTCGCGCGCGCTCTACGACGCCGGCTGCCGCCATTTCTTCGTCGCGCAGCTCGGCGAAGCGGTGGTGCTGCGGCCGAGCCTGGCGCAGGATGCGGCGCTCTATGTGCTCAACGGGCTGCAGCCCGGCGCCGAGCCCTGCTGCGCGGAGATCGGCGCCATTCCCGTGCTCAATGCGCCCGACCAGATCGCGCGCTGGGCGGAGACGGCGCGCGCGCGCGGCGCGCGGCTGAGGGCGGCGCTGCAACTGGACAGCGGCATGGCGCGGCTCGGCCTCGCGCCCGAGGATGCGGCGCGCCTCGCGGCCGATCCGGCGGCGCTGGCCGATATCGAGCTGACGCTGGTGATGAGCCATCTCGCCTGCGCGGACGAGGGCGACGTGGCGGCGAACGCGGCGCAGTGGCGCGCCTTCCAGGCGCGCGCGGCGGCGTGGCCGGGGGTGCCGCGCTCGCTCGACAATTCGGGCGGCGCCTTCCTCCCGCGCGGCGATCATCTCGATCTGGTCCGGCCGGGGATCGCGCTCTATGGCGGCGCGCCGACCTTTGGCGAGGCCAATCCGATGCGGCCGGTGGTCTCGCTCACCGCGCGGATCGTGCAGGTGCGTGACGTGCCCGCCGGAGCGGGCGTCGGCTATGGCCTGACCTCGGTGGCGGACCATGCGCGCCGCATCGCCACGATCGCGGTCGGCTATGCCGATGGCTGGCCCCGCCATCTCAGCAATCGCGGCGCGGCCTTCATCGCGGGCACGCGCGCGCCGATCGCCGGCCGCGTGTCGATGGACAGCATCACGCTCGACGTCACCGACGTACCCGAGGCGGCGCTCGCGCCGGGCGCGCCGGTGGAGCTGCTCGGCCCGCATCAGGGCATCGATCAGGTCGCCGCCGAGGCGGGCACGATCGCCTATGAAATTCTGACCCAGCTCGGGTCGCGTTACGCGCGGATCTATCAGCCGGTCCGCGCCGCCAGAGAAGGATGCGTTGCGGCATGA
- a CDS encoding alpha-glucuronidase family glycosyl hydrolase, with translation MGLRLWRWAMMVALASAPLGAARADDGYDLWLRYRPVAAPARAALAAQARSLVIPGRSATLDAAAAELRRGLGGMAGVAPPAAATLAPGAILLARPAEARRLGVAVADAPELGREGFRLRGMAWRGGRITLVLANSDLGLLYGAFRLLERIEAGERPDRIDFATAPHLALRMLDHWDNLDGGVERGYAGHSIWDWWHLPDRADPRYTDYARANASIGINGTVLNNVNASAESLSPRYIAKAAALADIFRPYGIKVYLSARFSAPIELGGLKTADPLDPGVRAWWRAKADEIYRAIPDFGGFLVKANSEGQPGPQDYHRSHAEGAAALADAVRPHGGVILYRAFVYAHDNPEDRAKQAYDDFKPLDGRFADNVIVQVKNGPIDFQPREPFHPLFGAMLRTPLMMEVQITKEYLGFATHLVYLGPLFEEVLRSDTSGAGGPSVAQVLERGAGRPGLGGMAGVANIGDDRNWSGSIFDQANWFAFGRLAWDPEASSEAIAREWTAISFTPDPRFVTPVVAMMMGSREAAVNYMTPLGLAHQMATGHHYGPGPWVHDLARPEWNPTYYARADADGIGFDRTATGSNAIAQYAPDLARRLADPRTTPEALLLWFHHLPWSYRLADGETLWEGLVRHYDRGVASVAAMRRQWAALAPYVDPERFALTETYLAIQQREAQWWRDASIAYWRSVSHRPLPANVAPPAHDLDYYESLRFPYAPGHI, from the coding sequence ATGGGCTTGAGGCTTTGGCGCTGGGCGATGATGGTGGCGCTCGCATCCGCGCCGCTCGGCGCCGCGCGCGCCGATGATGGCTATGATCTGTGGCTGCGCTATCGCCCCGTCGCCGCGCCGGCGCGCGCGGCGCTGGCGGCGCAGGCGCGAAGCCTCGTCATCCCCGGCCGTTCCGCGACGCTGGATGCCGCCGCGGCCGAGCTGCGGCGCGGCCTGGGCGGCATGGCGGGCGTCGCGCCGCCGGCCGCCGCCACGCTCGCCCCCGGCGCGATCCTGCTCGCCCGCCCGGCCGAGGCGCGCCGGCTCGGCGTGGCGGTCGCGGATGCGCCCGAGCTTGGCCGCGAGGGCTTTCGGCTGCGTGGCATGGCGTGGCGCGGCGGCCGGATCACGCTGGTTCTCGCCAATAGCGACCTGGGCCTGCTCTATGGCGCCTTCCGCCTGCTCGAGCGGATCGAGGCGGGCGAGCGGCCGGACCGGATCGATTTCGCCACCGCCCCGCATTTGGCGCTGCGCATGCTCGACCATTGGGACAATCTGGATGGCGGGGTGGAGCGCGGCTATGCGGGCCATTCGATCTGGGACTGGTGGCACCTGCCGGATCGCGCCGATCCGCGCTACACCGATTATGCGCGCGCCAACGCCTCGATCGGCATCAACGGCACCGTGCTCAACAATGTCAATGCGAGCGCCGAGTCGCTGAGCCCGCGCTACATCGCCAAGGCGGCGGCGCTGGCGGATATTTTCCGTCCCTATGGCATCAAGGTCTATCTCTCGGCGCGCTTCTCGGCGCCGATCGAGCTGGGCGGATTGAAGACGGCGGATCCGCTCGATCCCGGCGTGCGCGCCTGGTGGCGGGCCAAGGCGGACGAGATTTACCGCGCCATTCCCGATTTCGGCGGCTTCCTCGTCAAGGCCAATTCGGAAGGCCAGCCCGGACCGCAGGATTATCACCGCAGCCATGCCGAGGGCGCCGCCGCGCTGGCGGACGCGGTCCGCCCGCATGGCGGCGTGATCCTCTACCGCGCCTTTGTCTATGCGCACGACAATCCCGAGGACCGCGCCAAACAGGCCTATGACGATTTCAAGCCGCTGGATGGCCGGTTCGCGGACAATGTCATCGTCCAGGTGAAGAACGGCCCGATCGATTTCCAGCCGCGCGAGCCCTTCCATCCGCTGTTCGGCGCCATGCTGCGCACGCCGTTGATGATGGAAGTGCAGATCACCAAGGAATATCTCGGCTTCGCCACCCATCTCGTCTATCTCGGCCCGCTCTTCGAGGAAGTGCTGAGAAGCGATACCAGCGGCGCCGGCGGCCCAAGCGTGGCGCAGGTGCTGGAGCGCGGCGCCGGCCGCCCGGGGCTTGGCGGCATGGCTGGGGTTGCCAATATCGGCGACGACCGCAACTGGTCGGGCTCGATCTTCGATCAGGCCAATTGGTTCGCCTTTGGCCGGCTCGCCTGGGATCCGGAGGCCAGTTCGGAGGCGATCGCGCGCGAATGGACCGCGATCAGCTTCACGCCCGATCCGCGCTTCGTGACGCCGGTGGTGGCGATGATGATGGGCTCGCGCGAGGCGGCGGTGAACTATATGACGCCGCTCGGCCTCGCCCATCAGATGGCGACGGGCCATCATTACGGTCCGGGCCCCTGGGTCCATGATCTCGCCCGGCCCGAATGGAACCCCACTTATTACGCCCGCGCCGATGCCGATGGGATCGGCTTTGATCGCACCGCGACGGGTAGCAACGCCATCGCCCAATATGCGCCCGATCTCGCGCGCCGCCTCGCCGATCCGCGCACCACGCCCGAGGCGCTGCTGCTCTGGTTCCACCATCTCCCCTGGAGCTATCGCCTCGCCGATGGCGAAACCTTGTGGGAGGGGCTGGTGCGCCACTATGATCGCGGGGTCGCCAGCGTGGCGGCGATGCGCCGGCAATGGGCGGCGCTCGCCCCCTATGTCGATCCCGAACGCTTCGCGCTGACCGAGACCTATCTTGCCATCCAGCAGCGCGAGGCGCAGTGGTGGCGCGATGCGAGCATCGCCTATTGGCGCTCGGTTTCGCACCGCCCGCTGCCGGCAAATGTCGCGCCGCCCGCGCATGATCTTGATTATTATGAATCGCTCCGCTTTCCTTACGCACCCGGTCACATATGA
- the manD gene encoding D-mannonate dehydratase ManD, translating into MPRITDARVIVTCPGRNFVTLKIETDAGVHGVGDATLNGRELAVAAYLSEHVVPCLIGRDAHRIEDIWQFLYKGAYWRRGPVTMSAIAAVDMALWDIKGKIAGLPVYQLLGGASREAVMVYGHANGVGIDDTIAAARGYIDQGYKAVRLQCGVPGMAGTYGVSKRRDRYEPADSDLPTETIWSTEKYLRIVPPLFAAAREALGPDVHLLHDVHHRLTPIEAARLAKDLEPYRPFWIEDATPAENQDGFRLIRQHSTTPLAVGEVFNAIWDAKTLIENQLIDYIRATVTHAGGLTHLRRIAALADLYQVRTGCHGATDLSPVAMAAALHFDLSVPNFGIQEYMAQTDETDRVFPHAYRFEAGQMHPGEAPGLGVDIDEAQAATYPYKRAYLPVARLEDGTLWSW; encoded by the coding sequence ATGCCCCGAATCACCGATGCCCGGGTGATCGTCACCTGCCCCGGCCGCAACTTCGTGACGCTCAAGATCGAGACCGACGCCGGCGTCCATGGCGTGGGCGACGCCACGCTCAACGGCCGCGAACTGGCGGTGGCGGCCTATCTCTCCGAGCACGTCGTGCCCTGCCTGATCGGCCGCGACGCGCACCGGATCGAGGATATCTGGCAGTTCCTCTACAAGGGTGCCTATTGGCGGCGCGGCCCGGTGACGATGAGCGCGATCGCCGCCGTCGACATGGCCCTGTGGGACATCAAGGGCAAGATCGCGGGCCTGCCGGTCTATCAGCTGCTCGGCGGCGCCAGCCGCGAGGCGGTGATGGTCTATGGCCATGCCAATGGCGTCGGCATCGACGACACCATCGCGGCGGCGCGCGGCTATATCGACCAAGGCTATAAGGCGGTGCGGCTGCAATGCGGCGTGCCGGGCATGGCGGGCACCTATGGCGTCTCCAAGCGGCGCGACCGCTACGAACCGGCGGACAGCGATCTGCCGACCGAGACGATCTGGTCCACCGAGAAATATCTGCGCATCGTGCCGCCGCTCTTCGCCGCCGCGCGCGAGGCGCTGGGCCCGGACGTGCATCTGCTCCACGATGTCCATCACCGCCTCACCCCGATCGAGGCGGCGCGGCTCGCCAAGGATCTCGAACCCTATCGGCCCTTCTGGATCGAGGACGCGACGCCGGCCGAAAATCAGGACGGCTTTCGCCTGATCCGCCAGCACAGTACCACGCCATTGGCGGTGGGCGAGGTGTTCAACGCGATCTGGGATGCCAAGACGCTGATCGAGAACCAGCTCATCGACTATATCCGGGCGACGGTCACCCATGCCGGCGGCCTCACCCATTTGCGTCGCATCGCCGCGCTCGCCGATCTCTATCAGGTCCGCACCGGCTGCCACGGCGCCACCGATCTCTCGCCGGTGGCGATGGCGGCGGCGCTGCATTTCGATCTCTCGGTGCCTAATTTCGGCATCCAGGAATATATGGCGCAGACGGACGAGACCGACCGCGTCTTCCCGCACGCCTATCGCTTCGAGGCGGGGCAGATGCACCCGGGCGAGGCGCCCGGCCTCGGCGTCGATATCGACGAGGCGCAGGCCGCCACCTATCCCTATAAACGTGCCTATCTGCCGGTCGCCCGGCTCGAGGACGGCACGCTGTGGAGCTGGTGA
- a CDS encoding LacI family DNA-binding transcriptional regulator: MRSKPPRRPSGAPTLSDVARAAGVSAMTVSRVINREDNVRAATRDAVQAAIEALGYMPNAAARSLAGASQIRLGLLFSNPSASYLNALLVGGLDQASRADVQLVVEKCEPGVHEGEVARRLLSSGIEGLILPPPLCDSPRILDVLAAQDGLAVGIGSAGTAPHFSTVGIDSFEAARAMTAHIVALGHRRIGFIRGNPAQTASARGLAGYREALAAAGIAFEPELVAQGLFTYRSGLDAAEQLLDSANPPSAIFASNDDMAAATVAVAHRRGLDVPGDLTVCGFDDTALATTIWPELTTIRQPIGDMSRAAVDLLLAAVRRRRAGEAPEAQHLVLEHELIRRQSDAAPRRRPPARG; the protein is encoded by the coding sequence ATGCGCTCCAAACCCCCAAGACGCCCCAGCGGCGCGCCCACCCTCAGCGATGTCGCGCGCGCCGCGGGCGTGTCCGCGATGACGGTGTCGCGCGTCATCAACCGGGAGGACAATGTCCGCGCCGCCACGCGCGATGCGGTGCAGGCGGCGATCGAGGCGCTCGGCTATATGCCCAACGCCGCCGCGCGCTCGCTGGCCGGCGCCAGCCAGATCCGGCTCGGCCTTTTGTTCAGCAATCCCAGCGCCTCCTATCTCAACGCGCTGCTCGTCGGCGGCCTGGATCAGGCGAGCCGCGCCGATGTCCAGCTCGTCGTCGAGAAATGCGAGCCCGGCGTGCATGAGGGGGAGGTGGCGCGGCGGCTGCTGTCCTCGGGCATCGAAGGGCTGATCCTGCCGCCGCCGCTGTGCGACAGCCCGCGCATCCTCGACGTGCTGGCCGCGCAGGACGGGCTGGCGGTGGGCATTGGCAGCGCCGGCACCGCGCCGCATTTCTCCACCGTGGGCATCGACAGTTTCGAGGCCGCGCGCGCGATGACGGCGCATATCGTCGCGCTCGGCCATCGCCGCATCGGCTTCATCCGCGGCAATCCCGCGCAGACCGCGAGCGCGCGCGGCCTGGCCGGCTATCGGGAGGCGCTGGCGGCGGCCGGCATCGCCTTCGAGCCCGAGCTGGTGGCGCAGGGCCTGTTCACCTACCGCTCGGGGCTGGATGCGGCGGAGCAGCTGCTCGACAGCGCCAATCCGCCCTCGGCGATCTTCGCCAGCAACGACGATATGGCCGCCGCCACGGTGGCGGTCGCGCACCGGCGCGGGCTCGATGTGCCCGGCGATCTCACCGTCTGCGGCTTCGACGACACCGCGCTCGCCACCACCATCTGGCCCGAACTCACCACCATCCGGCAGCCGATCGGCGATATGTCGCGCGCGGCGGTGGATCTGCTGCTGGCGGCGGTGCGGCGGCGGCGCGCCGGCGAGGCGCCCGAAGCCCAGCATCTCGTGCTCGAGCACGAACTGATCCGCCGGCAGAGCGACGCCGCACCGCGTCGCCGCCCGCCGGCGCGCGGCTGA
- a CDS encoding RidA family protein has translation MTITRIEPGPRMSQAVIHGDTIYLAGQVGAPGESVAEQTRTALAEVEALLAQAGSSKAQLLMATIWLADMADFEEMNGVWDAWIADVAPPARATGEARLASPDYKVEIIIIAARG, from the coding sequence ATGACCATCACCCGCATCGAACCCGGCCCGCGCATGAGCCAGGCCGTGATCCATGGCGATACCATCTATCTCGCCGGCCAGGTCGGCGCGCCGGGCGAGAGCGTGGCCGAGCAGACGCGCACCGCGCTCGCCGAGGTGGAGGCGCTGCTCGCCCAGGCGGGAAGCAGCAAGGCGCAGCTGCTGATGGCCACGATCTGGCTGGCGGACATGGCGGACTTCGAGGAGATGAACGGCGTGTGGGACGCCTGGATCGCCGATGTCGCGCCGCCCGCGCGCGCCACGGGCGAGGCGCGGCTCGCGAGCCCGGACTATAAGGTGGAGATCATCATCATCGCCGCCCGGGGCTGA
- a CDS encoding D-amino acid dehydrogenase: MKVAIIGSGVIGVTSAWYLAEAGHEVVVIDRQAEPALETSFANAGEISPGYASPWAAPGIPLKALRWMFQDDAPLIVKPRADLAMLRWLAAMLRNCTAERYAVNKRRMVRLAEFSRDRLVELRGATGIAYDERSQGTLQLFREAKQMDGVAKDIEVLKADGVPFELLDHDGCLAAEPGLRASNVAFAGGLRLPHDETGDCFKFTQALAAMAAARGVTFLMGRTVKRLVRSGGRISRIDTDQGDVLADAYLVAAGSYSPALLAPLGLRLPVYPVKGYSITVPITDPARAPVSTLLDESYKVAITRLGDRIRVGGMAEISGFTKDLPEARRRTLEKSVGTLFPGAGDLEQARFWSGLRPMTPDSTPVIGATPLSNLFLNTGHGTLGWTMACGSGHVIADLISGRAPAIEADDLALSRYRSASA, translated from the coding sequence ATGAAGGTGGCGATCATCGGCAGCGGGGTGATCGGCGTCACCTCCGCCTGGTATCTCGCCGAGGCGGGCCATGAGGTGGTGGTCATCGATCGCCAGGCCGAGCCGGCGCTCGAGACGAGCTTCGCCAATGCCGGCGAGATCTCGCCCGGCTATGCCTCGCCCTGGGCGGCGCCGGGCATTCCGCTCAAGGCGCTGCGCTGGATGTTCCAGGACGATGCGCCGCTGATCGTCAAGCCGCGCGCCGATCTGGCGATGCTCCGCTGGCTGGCGGCGATGCTGCGCAACTGCACGGCCGAGCGCTATGCGGTGAACAAGCGGCGCATGGTGCGGCTGGCGGAGTTCAGCCGCGACCGGCTGGTGGAGCTGCGCGGCGCCACCGGCATCGCCTATGACGAGCGCAGCCAGGGCACGCTGCAGCTGTTCCGCGAGGCCAAGCAGATGGACGGCGTGGCCAAGGATATCGAGGTGCTCAAGGCGGACGGCGTGCCGTTCGAGCTGCTCGACCATGATGGCTGCCTTGCCGCCGAGCCGGGGCTGCGCGCCAGCAACGTGGCCTTTGCCGGCGGCCTGCGCCTGCCGCACGACGAGACCGGGGATTGTTTCAAATTCACCCAGGCGCTCGCGGCCATGGCGGCGGCGCGAGGCGTGACCTTCCTGATGGGCCGCACGGTGAAGCGGCTGGTGCGCAGCGGCGGCCGGATCAGCCGGATCGATACCGATCAGGGCGATGTGCTGGCCGATGCCTATCTGGTGGCGGCGGGCAGCTATTCGCCCGCGCTGCTGGCGCCGCTGGGGCTGCGCCTGCCGGTCTATCCGGTGAAGGGCTATTCGATCACCGTGCCGATCACCGATCCCGCGCGCGCGCCCGTCTCGACGCTGCTCGACGAGAGCTACAAGGTGGCGATCACGCGGCTGGGCGATCGCATCCGGGTCGGCGGCATGGCGGAGATCAGCGGCTTCACCAAGGATCTGCCCGAGGCGCGGCGGCGCACGCTGGAGAAATCGGTGGGCACGCTCTTTCCCGGCGCGGGCGATCTCGAGCAGGCGCGCTTCTGGAGCGGGCTGCGGCCGATGACGCCCGACAGCACCCCCGTGATCGGGGCGACGCCGCTTTCCAACCTGTTCCTCAACACCGGCCATGGCACGCTCGGCTGGACCATGGCCTGCGGTTCGGGGCATGTCATCGCCGACCTCATCTCCGGCCGCGCGCCGGCGATCGAGGCCGACGATCTCGCCCTCAGCCGCTATCGGAGCGCCTCCGCATGA
- a CDS encoding Lrp/AsnC family transcriptional regulator: MSGLIAQQCANAERSTQACASLHGDRTMTLDDRDRALLRLLRLDARQPNAALAAAVGLSPSACLRRVKLLEDRGVIRGYTVVTGGAEEGELVHILVQVTLERQTEECLGRFEAAVRAHPEIRECFLMTGAADYWLRVSVATAAEYEVLHTEVLSRLPGVMRIHSSFALRDALRPRRRR, translated from the coding sequence ATGAGCGGCCTCATCGCGCAACAATGTGCGAATGCCGAACGCTCCACGCAAGCCTGTGCGTCTCTCCATGGCGATCGCACGATGACGCTCGACGATCGCGACCGCGCGCTCCTGCGCCTGTTACGGCTCGATGCGCGCCAGCCCAATGCCGCGCTCGCCGCCGCCGTGGGCCTGTCGCCCTCGGCCTGTCTGCGTCGGGTCAAGCTGCTCGAGGATCGCGGCGTGATCCGCGGCTATACCGTCGTCACGGGCGGCGCGGAGGAGGGCGAGCTTGTCCACATTCTCGTCCAGGTCACGCTCGAGCGGCAGACCGAGGAGTGTCTCGGCCGCTTCGAGGCGGCGGTGCGCGCCCATCCGGAAATCCGCGAATGTTTCCTGATGACGGGCGCGGCCGATTACTGGCTGCGCGTCTCGGTCGCAACGGCGGCGGAGTATGAGGTGCTGCACACCGAGGTGCTGTCGCGCCTTCCGGGCGTGATGCGCATCCACTCCAGCTTCGCGCTGCGCGACGCGCTGCGGCCGCGCCGCCGGCGCTGA
- a CDS encoding MFS transporter, whose amino-acid sequence MVTPPRPAGRIRWIICALIFLAVVLSYVDRLVLSVLKPSLQAEYGWTESGYGDVAFWFQAAYGIGFLLFGRLIDRIGARAGYALAMAVWTLGHLCQSFVTSTAGFVLARLPLALGESGTYPAALAAASEWFPQRERALAIGIFNAGANVGAIVTPLLVPAIALALGWRAAFWITGAINIVWLVAWLGFYRRPRAHPAIGAAEIAYIESDPPITQRPIPYLRLFRLRQTWAYVLGRFLIDPVWWMFLFWLPDFLSKRYGVDLKGFGPPLIAVYLLADIGSVLGGLASSRMLARGVSPNRARKRAMLGCALLVVPVMFAVQAPNLWVAVALIGLACAGHQGFSSNLFAMPADLFPRWAQGSIVGLGGFAGAAGGMLMAKYAGWVLGTVSSYTPIFAFCGIAYLLALAIYHLINPGYVPAATEALVRDPA is encoded by the coding sequence CTGGTGACCCCGCCCCGCCCCGCCGGCCGGATCCGCTGGATCATCTGCGCGCTGATCTTCCTCGCCGTCGTGCTGAGCTATGTCGACCGGCTGGTGCTGTCGGTGCTCAAGCCCAGCCTGCAGGCCGAATATGGCTGGACCGAAAGCGGCTATGGCGATGTCGCCTTCTGGTTCCAGGCCGCCTATGGCATCGGCTTCCTGCTGTTCGGCCGGCTGATCGACCGCATCGGCGCGCGCGCCGGCTATGCGCTGGCGATGGCGGTTTGGACGCTGGGGCATCTCTGCCAGTCCTTCGTCACCTCCACCGCCGGCTTCGTGCTGGCGCGGCTGCCGCTCGCGCTTGGCGAGAGCGGCACCTATCCCGCCGCGCTCGCCGCCGCCTCGGAATGGTTTCCGCAGCGCGAGCGCGCGCTCGCCATCGGCATCTTCAACGCCGGCGCCAATGTCGGCGCGATCGTCACCCCGTTGCTGGTGCCGGCGATCGCGCTCGCGCTCGGCTGGCGCGCGGCCTTCTGGATCACCGGCGCGATCAACATCGTATGGCTGGTGGCGTGGCTCGGCTTCTATCGCCGGCCGCGCGCGCATCCCGCGATCGGCGCCGCCGAGATCGCCTATATCGAGAGCGATCCGCCGATCACGCAGCGCCCCATCCCCTATCTGCGCCTGTTCCGCCTCCGCCAGACCTGGGCCTATGTGCTGGGGCGTTTCCTGATCGATCCCGTCTGGTGGATGTTCCTGTTCTGGCTGCCGGACTTCCTCTCCAAACGCTATGGCGTGGATCTCAAGGGCTTTGGGCCGCCGCTGATCGCGGTCTATCTGCTCGCGGACATCGGATCGGTGCTGGGCGGGCTCGCCTCCTCGCGCATGCTGGCGCGCGGGGTGAGCCCCAACCGCGCCCGCAAGCGCGCCATGCTGGGCTGCGCGCTGCTGGTGGTGCCGGTGATGTTCGCGGTGCAGGCGCCCAATCTCTGGGTCGCGGTGGCGCTGATCGGCCTCGCCTGCGCCGGTCACCAGGGCTTTTCCTCCAACCTCTTCGCCATGCCGGCCGATCTCTTCCCGCGCTGGGCGCAGGGCTCGATCGTCGGGCTGGGCGGCTTCGCCGGCGCGGCGGGCGGCATGCTGATGGCGAAATATGCGGGCTGGGTGCTCGGCACCGTCAGCAGCTACACGCCGATCTTCGCCTTTTGCGGCATCGCCTATCTGCTGGCGCTGGCCATCTATCACCTCATCAATCCGGGCTATGTGCCCGCCGCCACCGAGGCACTGGTACGCGATCCGGCATGA